In a single window of the Heliangelus exortis chromosome 1, bHelExo1.hap1, whole genome shotgun sequence genome:
- the SETDB2 gene encoding histone-lysine N-methyltransferase SETDB2 isoform X2, producing MEEKKMLYECSEVENLTSSRVESSEGDLKMFWTQLGGRRVDAIFEQVQNVLLLLKKKIKNGTATNEEYWQAWTLVNEANLGDLLTLANVSSVFDGDDTQETKVQHLLTDDNAANVVEGSYSKKEEMEETGLGSEEASSQILNLPLNLQYQNHKCSSACLANRAVGSYKGENPLKIPILFHFQRRHAKADCLSKSLDVSYKAPCGRSLRSFQDVQNYLFETECNFLFVDHFSFNTYVLLGRNTVNPEPLVFDFDISNGAESVPISFCNDLDRARLPYFKYRTASWPRGYYLNNFSSIFVDSCDCTDGCIDRSKCACLQLTARGCSKISQSTNTKVSHGYSYKRLEGPVPTGCDKMMCQNRVVQHGIQVRLQVFNTEKKGWGVRCLDDIDKGTFVCTYSGRLMSRAEAQVLGDACQELKEKSAGNNGVHGVLSKKRKLDTKYSGSVIEVVRTGKNDVLEKQGSLSQIADNQNKTILVHPRNLSIATVRRPGTGTVVFHTQQLKRGVDSASSDEENSSQIHQSSKTKLPSGPKEGKEISAQQQEEEHSMEVDLSDVDSAECKNKSLSLDGVDGGKSGVLGDTCVLRPSRKVALKADCKEDNNRHSKQDAFCEEASGDRTLLNCGNEENVYVLDATKEGNVGRFLNHSCCPNLFAQSVFVETHNRSFPWVAFFTNRHVKAGTELTWDYGYEAGSMPETEISCQCGVQKCRKKTL from the exons atggaagagaaaaaaa TGCTGTACGAGTGCTCTGAAGTGGAGAACCTTACCAGTTCCAGAGTGGAGAGTTCTGAAG GTGATTTGAAGATGTTTTGGACACAACTGGGAGGTAGAAGAGTGGATGCCATATTTGAGCAGGTGCAAAATGTGCTCCTCTTGCTAAAGAAAAAGATCAAGAATGGAACTGCTACAAACGAAG AATACTGGCAGGCTTGGACACTTGTGAATGAAGCTAACCTAGGTGATCTCTTAACCTTGGCAAATG taagtaGTGTATTTGATGGAGATGACACACAGGAAACCAAAGTGCAGCATCTTCTTACAGATGACAACGCTGCAAACGTTGTAGAAGGTTCCTACAG caaaaaggaagagatggaagaaacGGGGCTGGGGAGTGAAGAAGCATCCAGTCAAATTCTCAATTTGCCTTTAAACCTGCAGTATCAGAACCACAAGTGTTCTAGTGCCTGTCTTGCCAACAGAGCAGTGGGCTCCTACAAGGGTGAAAATCCTCTTAAGATACCAATCCTGTTTCACTTCCAGAGACGCCATGCAAAAGCAGACTGCCTTTCAAAATCACTGGATGTGAGTTACAAAGCTCCTTGTGGTCGAAGTCTGAGAAGCTTCCAAGATGTGCAAAACTATCTTTTTGAGACAGAGTGCAATTTCTTATTTGTTGATCACTTCTCCTTCAACACATACGTGCTGTTGGGCAGGAACACTGTAAATCCTGAACCCCTTGTGTTTGATTTTGATATTAGCAATGGAGCTGAGTCTGTGCCCATTTCCTTCTGTAATGATCTTGACCGTGCAAGGTTACCTTATTTCAAATACCGGACGGCATCGTGGCCACGTGGATATTACCTTAACAATTTCTCCAGCATCTTTGTTGATTCATGTGACTGCACAGATGGTTGCATTGATAG GTCAAAATGTGCATGTCTACAGCTAACTGCAAGAGGCTGTAGCAAAATTTCTCAATCTACAAATACTAAAGTATCCCATGGATACAGTTACAAAAGACTGGAGGGTCCTGTTCCTACAGG GTGTGACAAGATGATGTGTCAGAACAGAGTTGTACAGCATGGCATTCAAGTCAGGTTGCAAGTGTTcaacacagagaagaaaggcTGGGGCGTCCGCTGCCTAGATGATATCGACAAGGGGACATTTGTTTGTACTTACTCAG gcAGATTAAtgagcagagctgaagctcagGTATTGGGAGATGCTTGTCAAGAGCTAAAAGAGAAGAGTGCTGGTAATAATGGAGTCCATGGGGTtctttccaaaaaaagaaaacttgacACCAAATATTCGGGCTCTGTGATTGAAGTAGTGCGGACTGGCAAAAATGACGTTCTTGAGAAGCAGGGATCTTTGTCTCAGATTGCAGataaccaaaataaaacaattct AGTTCATCCAAGGAATTTAAGTATTGCAACAGTCAGAAGGCCTGGAACTGGAACAGTTGTTTTTCATACTCAGCAGCTAAAAAGG GGAGTTGACAGTGCCAGCTCAGATGAAGAGAATAGTTCTCAGATTCATCAgtcaagcaaaacaaaactaccCAGTGGaccaaaagaaggaaaagaaa TATCTGCAcagcagcaagaggaagaaCACTCAATGGAAGTTGATCTTTCTGATGTGGACAGTGCAGAATGCAAAAACAAGAGTCTGTCTCTGGATGGTGTTGATGGTGGCAAGTCAGGTGTGCTGGGTGACACGTGTGTTTTGAGGCCATCCAGAAAGGTAGCACTAAAAGCCGACTGCAAAGAGGACAACAACAGGCATTCAAAACAGGATGCATTTTGTGAGGAGGCCAGTGGTGACAGGACACTTCTGAATTGTGGTAATGAAGAAAATGTCTATGTACTGGATGCtacaaaagaaggaaatgtgGGTCGTTTTCTTAAT
- the SETDB2 gene encoding histone-lysine N-methyltransferase SETDB2 isoform X1 — MEEKKMLYECSEVENLTSSRVESSEGDLKMFWTQLGGRRVDAIFEQVQNVLLLLKKKIKNGTATNEEYWQAWTLVNEANLGDLLTLANVSSVFDGDDTQETKVQHLLTDDNAANVVEGSYSKKEEMEETGLGSEEASSQILNLPLNLQYQNHKCSSACLANRAVGSYKGENPLKIPILFHFQRRHAKADCLSKSLDVSYKAPCGRSLRSFQDVQNYLFETECNFLFVDHFSFNTYVLLGRNTVNPEPLVFDFDISNGAESVPISFCNDLDRARLPYFKYRTASWPRGYYLNNFSSIFVDSCDCTDGCIDRSKCACLQLTARGCSKISQSTNTKVSHGYSYKRLEGPVPTGIYECSVLCRCDKMMCQNRVVQHGIQVRLQVFNTEKKGWGVRCLDDIDKGTFVCTYSGRLMSRAEAQVLGDACQELKEKSAGNNGVHGVLSKKRKLDTKYSGSVIEVVRTGKNDVLEKQGSLSQIADNQNKTILVHPRNLSIATVRRPGTGTVVFHTQQLKRGVDSASSDEENSSQIHQSSKTKLPSGPKEGKEISAQQQEEEHSMEVDLSDVDSAECKNKSLSLDGVDGGKSGVLGDTCVLRPSRKVALKADCKEDNNRHSKQDAFCEEASGDRTLLNCGNEENVYVLDATKEGNVGRFLNHSCCPNLFAQSVFVETHNRSFPWVAFFTNRHVKAGTELTWDYGYEAGSMPETEISCQCGVQKCRKKTL, encoded by the exons atggaagagaaaaaaa TGCTGTACGAGTGCTCTGAAGTGGAGAACCTTACCAGTTCCAGAGTGGAGAGTTCTGAAG GTGATTTGAAGATGTTTTGGACACAACTGGGAGGTAGAAGAGTGGATGCCATATTTGAGCAGGTGCAAAATGTGCTCCTCTTGCTAAAGAAAAAGATCAAGAATGGAACTGCTACAAACGAAG AATACTGGCAGGCTTGGACACTTGTGAATGAAGCTAACCTAGGTGATCTCTTAACCTTGGCAAATG taagtaGTGTATTTGATGGAGATGACACACAGGAAACCAAAGTGCAGCATCTTCTTACAGATGACAACGCTGCAAACGTTGTAGAAGGTTCCTACAG caaaaaggaagagatggaagaaacGGGGCTGGGGAGTGAAGAAGCATCCAGTCAAATTCTCAATTTGCCTTTAAACCTGCAGTATCAGAACCACAAGTGTTCTAGTGCCTGTCTTGCCAACAGAGCAGTGGGCTCCTACAAGGGTGAAAATCCTCTTAAGATACCAATCCTGTTTCACTTCCAGAGACGCCATGCAAAAGCAGACTGCCTTTCAAAATCACTGGATGTGAGTTACAAAGCTCCTTGTGGTCGAAGTCTGAGAAGCTTCCAAGATGTGCAAAACTATCTTTTTGAGACAGAGTGCAATTTCTTATTTGTTGATCACTTCTCCTTCAACACATACGTGCTGTTGGGCAGGAACACTGTAAATCCTGAACCCCTTGTGTTTGATTTTGATATTAGCAATGGAGCTGAGTCTGTGCCCATTTCCTTCTGTAATGATCTTGACCGTGCAAGGTTACCTTATTTCAAATACCGGACGGCATCGTGGCCACGTGGATATTACCTTAACAATTTCTCCAGCATCTTTGTTGATTCATGTGACTGCACAGATGGTTGCATTGATAG GTCAAAATGTGCATGTCTACAGCTAACTGCAAGAGGCTGTAGCAAAATTTCTCAATCTACAAATACTAAAGTATCCCATGGATACAGTTACAAAAGACTGGAGGGTCCTGTTCCTACAGG GATTTATGAGTGTAGTGTGTTGTGCAGGTGTGACAAGATGATGTGTCAGAACAGAGTTGTACAGCATGGCATTCAAGTCAGGTTGCAAGTGTTcaacacagagaagaaaggcTGGGGCGTCCGCTGCCTAGATGATATCGACAAGGGGACATTTGTTTGTACTTACTCAG gcAGATTAAtgagcagagctgaagctcagGTATTGGGAGATGCTTGTCAAGAGCTAAAAGAGAAGAGTGCTGGTAATAATGGAGTCCATGGGGTtctttccaaaaaaagaaaacttgacACCAAATATTCGGGCTCTGTGATTGAAGTAGTGCGGACTGGCAAAAATGACGTTCTTGAGAAGCAGGGATCTTTGTCTCAGATTGCAGataaccaaaataaaacaattct AGTTCATCCAAGGAATTTAAGTATTGCAACAGTCAGAAGGCCTGGAACTGGAACAGTTGTTTTTCATACTCAGCAGCTAAAAAGG GGAGTTGACAGTGCCAGCTCAGATGAAGAGAATAGTTCTCAGATTCATCAgtcaagcaaaacaaaactaccCAGTGGaccaaaagaaggaaaagaaa TATCTGCAcagcagcaagaggaagaaCACTCAATGGAAGTTGATCTTTCTGATGTGGACAGTGCAGAATGCAAAAACAAGAGTCTGTCTCTGGATGGTGTTGATGGTGGCAAGTCAGGTGTGCTGGGTGACACGTGTGTTTTGAGGCCATCCAGAAAGGTAGCACTAAAAGCCGACTGCAAAGAGGACAACAACAGGCATTCAAAACAGGATGCATTTTGTGAGGAGGCCAGTGGTGACAGGACACTTCTGAATTGTGGTAATGAAGAAAATGTCTATGTACTGGATGCtacaaaagaaggaaatgtgGGTCGTTTTCTTAAT
- the SETDB2 gene encoding histone-lysine N-methyltransferase SETDB2 isoform X3, translating into MEEKKSDLKMFWTQLGGRRVDAIFEQVQNVLLLLKKKIKNGTATNEEYWQAWTLVNEANLGDLLTLANVSSVFDGDDTQETKVQHLLTDDNAANVVEGSYSKKEEMEETGLGSEEASSQILNLPLNLQYQNHKCSSACLANRAVGSYKGENPLKIPILFHFQRRHAKADCLSKSLDVSYKAPCGRSLRSFQDVQNYLFETECNFLFVDHFSFNTYVLLGRNTVNPEPLVFDFDISNGAESVPISFCNDLDRARLPYFKYRTASWPRGYYLNNFSSIFVDSCDCTDGCIDRSKCACLQLTARGCSKISQSTNTKVSHGYSYKRLEGPVPTGIYECSVLCRCDKMMCQNRVVQHGIQVRLQVFNTEKKGWGVRCLDDIDKGTFVCTYSGRLMSRAEAQVLGDACQELKEKSAGNNGVHGVLSKKRKLDTKYSGSVIEVVRTGKNDVLEKQGSLSQIADNQNKTILVHPRNLSIATVRRPGTGTVVFHTQQLKRGVDSASSDEENSSQIHQSSKTKLPSGPKEGKEISAQQQEEEHSMEVDLSDVDSAECKNKSLSLDGVDGGKSGVLGDTCVLRPSRKVALKADCKEDNNRHSKQDAFCEEASGDRTLLNCGNEENVYVLDATKEGNVGRFLNHSCCPNLFAQSVFVETHNRSFPWVAFFTNRHVKAGTELTWDYGYEAGSMPETEISCQCGVQKCRKKTL; encoded by the exons atggaagagaaaaaaa GTGATTTGAAGATGTTTTGGACACAACTGGGAGGTAGAAGAGTGGATGCCATATTTGAGCAGGTGCAAAATGTGCTCCTCTTGCTAAAGAAAAAGATCAAGAATGGAACTGCTACAAACGAAG AATACTGGCAGGCTTGGACACTTGTGAATGAAGCTAACCTAGGTGATCTCTTAACCTTGGCAAATG taagtaGTGTATTTGATGGAGATGACACACAGGAAACCAAAGTGCAGCATCTTCTTACAGATGACAACGCTGCAAACGTTGTAGAAGGTTCCTACAG caaaaaggaagagatggaagaaacGGGGCTGGGGAGTGAAGAAGCATCCAGTCAAATTCTCAATTTGCCTTTAAACCTGCAGTATCAGAACCACAAGTGTTCTAGTGCCTGTCTTGCCAACAGAGCAGTGGGCTCCTACAAGGGTGAAAATCCTCTTAAGATACCAATCCTGTTTCACTTCCAGAGACGCCATGCAAAAGCAGACTGCCTTTCAAAATCACTGGATGTGAGTTACAAAGCTCCTTGTGGTCGAAGTCTGAGAAGCTTCCAAGATGTGCAAAACTATCTTTTTGAGACAGAGTGCAATTTCTTATTTGTTGATCACTTCTCCTTCAACACATACGTGCTGTTGGGCAGGAACACTGTAAATCCTGAACCCCTTGTGTTTGATTTTGATATTAGCAATGGAGCTGAGTCTGTGCCCATTTCCTTCTGTAATGATCTTGACCGTGCAAGGTTACCTTATTTCAAATACCGGACGGCATCGTGGCCACGTGGATATTACCTTAACAATTTCTCCAGCATCTTTGTTGATTCATGTGACTGCACAGATGGTTGCATTGATAG GTCAAAATGTGCATGTCTACAGCTAACTGCAAGAGGCTGTAGCAAAATTTCTCAATCTACAAATACTAAAGTATCCCATGGATACAGTTACAAAAGACTGGAGGGTCCTGTTCCTACAGG GATTTATGAGTGTAGTGTGTTGTGCAGGTGTGACAAGATGATGTGTCAGAACAGAGTTGTACAGCATGGCATTCAAGTCAGGTTGCAAGTGTTcaacacagagaagaaaggcTGGGGCGTCCGCTGCCTAGATGATATCGACAAGGGGACATTTGTTTGTACTTACTCAG gcAGATTAAtgagcagagctgaagctcagGTATTGGGAGATGCTTGTCAAGAGCTAAAAGAGAAGAGTGCTGGTAATAATGGAGTCCATGGGGTtctttccaaaaaaagaaaacttgacACCAAATATTCGGGCTCTGTGATTGAAGTAGTGCGGACTGGCAAAAATGACGTTCTTGAGAAGCAGGGATCTTTGTCTCAGATTGCAGataaccaaaataaaacaattct AGTTCATCCAAGGAATTTAAGTATTGCAACAGTCAGAAGGCCTGGAACTGGAACAGTTGTTTTTCATACTCAGCAGCTAAAAAGG GGAGTTGACAGTGCCAGCTCAGATGAAGAGAATAGTTCTCAGATTCATCAgtcaagcaaaacaaaactaccCAGTGGaccaaaagaaggaaaagaaa TATCTGCAcagcagcaagaggaagaaCACTCAATGGAAGTTGATCTTTCTGATGTGGACAGTGCAGAATGCAAAAACAAGAGTCTGTCTCTGGATGGTGTTGATGGTGGCAAGTCAGGTGTGCTGGGTGACACGTGTGTTTTGAGGCCATCCAGAAAGGTAGCACTAAAAGCCGACTGCAAAGAGGACAACAACAGGCATTCAAAACAGGATGCATTTTGTGAGGAGGCCAGTGGTGACAGGACACTTCTGAATTGTGGTAATGAAGAAAATGTCTATGTACTGGATGCtacaaaagaaggaaatgtgGGTCGTTTTCTTAAT